From Grus americana isolate bGruAme1 chromosome 22, bGruAme1.mat, whole genome shotgun sequence, the proteins below share one genomic window:
- the GJD3 gene encoding gap junction delta-3 protein, whose protein sequence is MGEWGFLSSLLDAVQEHSPMVGRFWLVVMLLFRILVLATVGSDVFEDEQEEFVCNTQQPGCKPVCYDAAFPISHYRFLVFHIVVLSAPAALFVIFAVHQAAKPGHGGASSQRARRLQPFYVGSVVARIAAELGFLLGQALLYGFRVQPLFVCRRRPCPHRVDCFVSRPTEKTVFIHFYFVVGLISALLSLAELAHLLRKAPPPRSGCCRRPQERGPAPGQPAGAVEEPCCPNASPPRGDLTV, encoded by the coding sequence ATGGGCGAGTGGGGCTTCCTGAGCTCGCTGCTGGATGCGGTGCAGGAGCACTCGCCCATGGTGGGGCGGTTCTGGCTGGTGGTGATGCTCCTCTTCCGCATCCTGGTCCTGGCCACCGTGGGCAGCGACGTCTTCGAGGATGAGCAGGAGGAGTTCGTCTGCAACACGCAGCAGCCGGGCTGCAAACCCGTGTGCTACGATGCCGCCTTCCCCATCTCCCACTACCGCTTCCTCGTCTTCCACATCGTCGTGCTCtcggcccccgccgccctctTTGTCATCTTCGCTGTGCACCAAGCGGCCAAGCCGGGGCACGGGGGAGCCTCCAGCCAGCGCGCCCGCCGCCTCCAGCCCTTCTACGTGGGCAGCGTGGTGGCACGCATCGCGGCCGAGCTGGGCTTCCTGCTGGGGCAGGCGCTGCTCTACGGTTTCAGGGTGCAGCCGCTCTTTGTCTGCCGCCGGCGGCCCTGTCCGCACCGTGTTGACTGCTTTGTCTCCCGCCCCACCGAGAAAACGGTCTTCATCCACTTCTACTTCGTGGTGGGGCTGATCTCGGCACTGCTCAGCCTGGCCGAGCTCGCCCACCTCCTGCGCAaggcccccccgccccggagtGGGTGCTGCCGCCGGCCGCAGGAGCGGGGCCCGGCCCCCGGGCAGCCGGCGGGGGCTGTGGAGGAGCCATGCTGCCCCAATGCCTCCCCGCCACGGGGGGACCTGACCGTGTAG
- the LOC129195198 gene encoding collagen alpha-1(XVIII) chain-like: MGSGSPRRLLCVLCIFSVLAGHPPPATAQWFYPLGSEDTTPDPGTSPTAPTAPALDGEEDGDAGGVEPTRKVLLSKPPLVTAPRRREPLARGAAKGPGHAPPRTRGQKHRPPATPEIFEGSAEEEEFLQIKTTAKGLPWRVPPAPETDPALQMHNGSSCVCPVRPGPPGPPGPKGEKGDRGSPGDRGQPGFSGERGKSGNPGQPGHQGPRGPPGPPGPPGPPGPPGTWGARSPPTHAALPEGSENELGASSPAGNPGPPGPPGLPGLPGPPGYPGHEGPPGVPGREGQPGPPGPPGAVGPPGFPGAEGSPGSPGSAGPDGPPGAPGLPGPQGPPGVPGQEGPPGPTGPASLPGKPGLRGEPGFPGLKGEKGEHGLPGMPGSPGRTGETGSPGMPGPMGPPGPPGDYRCDSRHAGHHRSAGPPGPKGEKGDPGERGCCYGEHGCKPGHLPFPGTGSQSGSWVPMSGYQTGGKDETEIYGAIIPHGPRGAPGNPGPPGPPGPPGAPGLLYLNRVYPIRAQPPCKQPAAADAGWTADADVPRTELPDSHADLRRQTWVFRSKELMLKSGSTVPEGSLVYVREGSSAFLRTPAGWSRLLLEDSDSHFAGDDPSASTPRYQEAKRVQIRGPNVGPPVLAPTDSLVQKEEGQGLPQILPTTIAPRIPSLRLAALNVPLAGDMSGIRGADLQCYRQSQEAQLYGTFRALLSAPTQDLVSIVKRTDRTLPVVNLKGQLLAKSWNSLFEGQAGTAPQGPIYSFNGRNVLTDPLWPRRLAWHGSTPRGGHARRRDCQGWRSSGPGEGLATPLGEGRLLAGQRHNCSEALVVLCVEVAFPYRHMW; the protein is encoded by the exons ATGGGGTccggcagcccccggcgccTTCTCTGCGTGCTCTGCATCTTCTCGGTGCTGGCTGGGCACCCGCCCCCTGCCACGGCACAGTGGTTTTACCCCCTGGGCTCGGAGGATACCACCCCAGATCCGGGCaccagccccacggcccccaCGGCGCCCGCCCTGGATGGGGAGGAAG ACGGAGACGCTGGCGGTGTGGAGCCCACGCGGAAGGTGCTGCTGAGCAAACCCCCACTGGTGACAGCCCCCCGACGCCGGGAGCCCCTCGCTAGGGGGGCAGCGAAGGGCCCGGGCCATGCCCCACCGCGCACGCGAGGCCAG AAGCACCgacccccagccaccccagaaATCTTCGAGGGGAGCGCAGAGGAAGAGGAGTTCCTGCAGATCAAG ACGACGGCTAAAGGGCTGCCCTGGcgggtgcccccagccccagagaCGGACCCTGCCCTCCAG aTGCACAACGGCTCCAGCTGTGTCTGCCCCGTGCGCCCCGGCCCTCCCGGCCCTCCCGGCCCAAAG GGAGAGAAAGGTGACCGAGGGTCCCCAGGAGACAGAGGCCAGCCCGGATTCtctggggagagagggaagtcTGGCAACCCAGGGCAGCCAGGTCACCAGGGTCCCCGGGGCCCCCCAGGTCCTCCGGGACCACCAGGGCCCCCAGGACCACCAGGCACGTGGGGAGCCAGGAGCCCACCCACGCACGCCGCCCTCCCTGAGGGATCAGAGAATGAG CTGGGAGCATCCAGCCCTGCAGGAAACCCAGGACCACCGGGCCCCCCCGGGCTGCCCGGCCTGCCTGGACCCCCAGGCTACCCAGGCCATGAAGGCCCCCCGGGGGTCCCTGGGCGGGAGGGGCAGCCAGGACCCCCCGGCCCACCAGGGGCTGTGGGACCACCCGGTTTCCCTGGGGCTGAAGGTTCTCCGGGGTCTCCAGGCTCAGCTGGGCCAGATGGACCCCCAGGGGCACCAGGGCTCCCAGGGCCACAAGGTCCCCCTGGGGTGCCTGGGCAGGAAGGACCCCCCGGTCCCACAGGACCTGCATCACTCCCTGGCAAACCAGGGCTCCGAGGGGAGCCGGGATTCCCTGGACTAAAG GGTGAGAAGGGTGAACACGGACTGCCAGGCAtgcctgggagccctggccgGACCGGAGAGACGGGGTCCCCAGGCATGCCCGGTCCCATGGGGCCGCCGGGGCCACCGGGAGACTACAGG TGCGACTCGCGCCACGCAGGGCACCACAGATCGGCCGGGCCGCCAGGTCCCAAG GGAGAAAAGGGCGACCCCGGAGAGCGG GGGTGCTGCTATGGGGAACACGGGTGCAAACCAGGccacctccccttccctggCACCGGCAGCCAGTCTGGATCCTGGGTGCCCATGAGCGGGTACCAAACG ggcGGCAAAGATGAGACGGAGATTTACGGAGCGATCATCCCCCAT GGTCCTCGAGGTGCCCCCGGGAACCCTGGCCCTCCTGGCCCCCCTGGCCCCCCTGGAGCACCAGGTCTCCTCTACCTCAAC AGGGTTTACCCCATCCGTGCCCAGCCACCCTGCAAGCAGCCGGCAGCCGCTGACGCAGGCTGGACAGCAG ATGCTGACGTCCCTCGGACGGAGCTGCCAGACTCCCACGCCGATCTCCGG CGCCAGACGTGGGTCTTCAGGTCCAAGGAGCTGATGCTGAAGTCGGGCAGCACGGTGCCCGAGGGGAGCCTGGTTTACGTGCGGGAAGGGAGCAGTGCCTTCCTCCGGACCCCCGCAGGCTGGAGCCGCCTCCTG CTGGAGGACTCGGATTCGCACTTCGCTGGTGACGACCCCTCCGCCTCCACCCCACGGTACCAG GAGGCGAAGCGGGTGCAGATAAGAGGTCCCAACGTGGGGCCACCCGTACTAGCCCCGACGGACTCGCTG gtgcagaaggaggagggacaAGGGCTGCCCCAGATCCTGCCAACCACCATCGCCCCACGGATTCCATCA ctccgCCTGGCTGCCCTGAACGTGCCCCTTGCCGGTGACATGAGCGGGATCCGGGGTGCCGACCTGCAGTGCTACCGGCAGTCCCAGGAGGCTCAGCTCTACGGCACTTTCCGGGCGCTCCTGTCGGCCCCCACCCAGGACCTGGTCTCCATCGTCAAGAGGACGGACAGAACCCTCCCTGTTGTCAACCTGAAG GGCCAGCTCCTGGCCAAGTCTTGGAACTCCCTGTTCGAGGGCCAAGCCGGTACCGCCCCGCAGGGGCCCATCTACTCCTTCAACGGACGCAACGTCCTGACAGATCCCCTCTG GCCCCGCCGGCTGGCTTGGCACGGATCCACGCCGCGGGGCGGCCATGCCCGCAGACGGGATTGCCAGGGCTGGCGCAGCTCCGGTCCCGGGGAGGGTCTGGCCACCCCCCTGGGCGAGGGCAGGCTGCTTGCCGGGCAGCGGCACAACTGCTCCGAGGCGCTGGTGGTGCTCTGCGTGGAGGTGGCCTTTCCCTACCGGCACATGTGGTGA
- the TOP2A gene encoding DNA topoisomerase 2-alpha has translation MELQESPSPLRPANENRRVAKGDGAKKQLSVEHIYQKKTQLEHILLRPDTYIGSVELVTQQMWVFDEDVGLNCRDVTFVPGLYKIFDEILVNAADNKQRDKSMSCIKVTIDVENNTISVWNNGKGIPVVEHKVEKVYVPALIFGQLLTSSNYDDNEKKVTGGRNGYGAKLCNIFSKKFTVETACREYKKLFKQTWTDNMGNAGEMQLKYFDGEDYTCVTFQPDLSKFKMTILDKDIVALMSRRAYDIAGSTKDVKVFLNGQRLPVKGFRSYVDLYLKDKVDETGNALKVIHEEVNSRWEVCLTLSEKGFQQVSFVNSIATTKGGRHVDYVADQIVTKLIDVVKKKNKNGVGVKPFQVKNHMWIFVNALIENPTFDSQTKENMTLQAKNFGSTCKLNEKFIKGAVGCGIVESILNWVKFKAQSQLNKKCSAVKHSKIKGVPKLDDANDAGSKNSLDCTLILTEGDSAKTLAVSGLGVVGRDKYGVFPLRGKMLNVREASHKQIMENAEINNIIKIVGLQYKKNYEDQESLKSLRYGKIMIMTDQDQDGSHIKGLLINFIHHNWPSLLKHNFLEEFITPIIKAFKNKEEIAFYSIPEFEEWKNSTQNYNSWKIKYYKGLGTSTSKEAKEYFADMAKHRIGFKYSGPEDDAAITLAFSKKKVEERKEWLTNFMEDRRQRKLHGLPEEYLYGKNTTYLTYNDFINKELVLFSNSDNERSIPSLVDGLKPGQRKVLFTCFKRNDKREVKVAQLAGSVAEMSSYHHGEASLMMTIINLAQNFVGSNNLNLLQPIGQFGTRLHGGKDSASPRYIFTMLSPLARLLFPPMDDNILRFLYDDNQRVEPEWYMPIIPMVLINGAEGIGTGWSCKIPNFDIREVVNNIRRLMDGEEPLPMLPSYKNFKGTIDELGPNQYVISGEVSILDSTTIEITELPVRTWTQTYKEQVLEPMLNGTEKTPPLITDYKEYHTDTTVKFIVKMSEEKLAEAEAVGLHKVFKLQTNLTCNSMVLFDHVGFLKKYDTPQDILKEFFELRLRYYNLRKEWLIGMLGAESAKLSNQARFILEKIDGKIVIENKPKKELIQVLIQRGYESDPVKAWKESQNKEEEEEEEEENDRESAAATGPDFNYLLNMPLWYLTKEKKDELCKQRDNKEKELENLKRKKPSDLWKEDLAVFVEELDAVEAKQMQDEMAGLSGKPLKVKGGKAKVKKAQLSEIMPSPHGVRVVPRITAEMKAEAEKRTKKKIKSEKNEFDENQEENVSGDKESSGLKQRLVQKLNTEQGGKRQAILPFKPLKKMKKRNPWSDSGSDSESDFEAPPQRERVVRKAAAKVKTIISSDSDANLSSSDEEFEFQGNSEGNTESDTNSKEKSAPKPSAAPKETAEKEAAKAPKEKPVQSTIPVQVQDIATENVSQAPAAPAVSVPRSKAASKKPPAAKKASATKDNQPSIMDILAKTKAAPKSSKIALKEGSQDSEPGAAGDKKSGQTKGRKVIKRQTSPLDSDSDFGLKPSKSVAAKKSKLEDDDSFTIDSTGRADSPIAAMPRTRPGRFKKPVRYVEESDEDEFL, from the exons atggaGCTCCAGGAGTCCCCGTCGCCCCTCCGG CCCGCGAACGAGAACCGCCGGGTGGCCAAGGGCGATGGCGCCAAGAAGCAGCTCTCGGTGGAGCACATCTACCAGAAGAAGACGCAGCTGGAGCACATCCTGCTCCGGCCCGACACCTACATCGGCTCCGTGGAGCTGGTCACCCAG CAAATGTGGGTTTTTGATGAGGACGTGGGCCTTAACTGCCGAGATGTGACCTTTGTGCCCGGCTTATACAAAATCTTTGATGAGATTCTGG TCAATGCTGCAGACAACAAGCAGAGAGATAAAAGCATGTCATGCATTAAAGTTACGATTGACGT AGAGAATAACACAATCAGTGTATGGAACAACGGGAAAGGTATTCCAGTTGTTGAACACAAAGTGGAGAAGGTCTACGTGCCTGCTCTTATCTTTGGACAGCTGCTAACATCCAGCAACTACGATGacaatgaaaagaaagtcaCAG GTGGGCGAAATGGTTATGGAGCCAAACTGTGCAACATATTTAGCAAAAAATTTACTGTTGAAACTGCATGTCGTGAATACAAAAAGTTATTCAAGCAG ACCTGGACAGACAACATGGGAAATGCTGGTGAAAtgcaactgaaatattttgatggaGAAGATTACACGTGTGTCACTTTCCAACCTGATctgtcaaaattcaaaatgacGATTCTTGATAAAGACATTGTAGCACTAATGTCTCGAAGAGCATATGATATTGCTGGATCCACAAAGGATGTCAAAGTTTTCCTAAATGGACAGAGGCTGCCT GTGAAAGGATTCCGCAGTTATGTGGACCTCTATCTGAAGGACAAAGTAGATGAAACTGGTAATGCACTTAAGGTTATCCATGAGGAAGTAAATTCTCGGTGGGAAGTGTGTTTGACTTTAAGCGAAAAAGGCTTCCAGCAAGTTAGCTTTGTCAACAGCATTGCCACTACAAAG GGTGGCAGACACGTTGATTATGTAGCTGACCAGATTGTGACTAAACTCATTGATGTTgtgaaaaagaagaacaaaaacgGAGTGGGGGTGAAGCCTTTTCAG GTGAAGAACCACATGTGGATTTTTGTGAATGCCTTAATTGAAAACCCAACCTTTGACTCTCAGACTAAGGAGAACATGACCCTGCAGGCAAAGAACTTTGGCTCAACCTGtaaactgaatgaaaaatttATTAAGGGT GCAGTTGGCTGTGGCATTGTTGAAAGTATCCTAAACTGGGTAAAATTTAAAGCTCAGAGCCAGCTGAATAAGAAATGTTCGGCTGTGAAACACAGTAAGATTAAGGGTGTTCCTAAGCTGGATGATGCCAATGATGCTG gCAGCAAGAATTCTTTAGATTGTACACTTATCCTGACTGAGGGAGACTCAGCCAAAACATTGGCTGTCTCTGGTCTAGGAGTGGTTGGTAGAGACAAATATGGAGTATTTCCTCTTCGTGGGAAAATGCTCAACGTCAGAGAAGCTTCTCATAAGCAG ATtatggaaaatgctgaaatcaACAACATCATCAAGATTGTGGGTTTGCAATATAAAAAGAACTATGAAGATCAAGAATCTTTAAAGAGTCTTCGCTATGGAAAGATTATGATTATGACAGATCAG GATCAAGATGGATCGCATATCAAAGGTTTGCTGATTAACTTCATCCATCACAACTGGCCATCTCTTCTAAAACACAACTTTTTGGAGGAATTTATTACTCCCATCATAAAG GCCTtcaaaaacaaagaagaaattgcGTTCTACAGCATTCCCGAATttgaagaatggaaaaacagtACACAGAACTACAATTCATGGAAAATCAAGTACTACAAAG GTTTGGGTACCAGCACGTCGAAGGAGGCTAAAGAATACTTTGCAGACATGGCTAAACATCGAATTGGCTTCAAATATTCTGGTCCTGAAGATGATGCTGCGATCACCCTG GCCTTTAGCAAGAAGAAGGTAGAAGAGCGAAAGGAGTGGCTGACTAATTTCATGGAGGATAGAAGACAACGGAAGCTGCACGGTCTGCCAGag GAATACCTATATGGGAAAAATACGACTTACCTGACATACAACGACTTCATCAACAAGGAGTTAGTCCTGTTCTCAAACTCAGATAATGAAAGATCAATCCCATCACTGGTTGATG GTTTGAAGCCAGGTCAAAGAAAAGTTCTTTTCACGTGTTTCAAACGAAATGATAAGCGGGAGGTGAAGGTTGCTCAGCTGGCTGGTTCTGTAGCTGAGATGTCCTCATATCATCATGGTGAA GCATCGCTGATGATGACTATTATTAACTTAGCTCAGAACTTTGTGGGCAGTAACAACCTCAACTTGCTACAGCCTATTGGTCAGTTTGGCACAAGGCTGCATGGTGGGAAAGACTCTGCCAGCCCTCGATACATCTTTACAATGCTCAG CCCACTAGCACGGTTGCTGTTCCCACCAATGGATGACAATATCCTGAGGTTCCTATATGATGACAATCAACGTGTGGAGCCAGAGTGGTATATGCCTATCATTCCAATGGTGCTGATAAATGGAGCAGAAGGGATTGGTACTGGCTGGTCCTGTAAGATTCCCAACTTCGATATCAGGGAAGTTGTGAATAATATCCGTCGTCTGATGGATGGAGAAGAGCCGTTGCCAATg CTTCCCAGTTACAAGAATTTCAAAGGCACAATAGATGAGCTGGGACCTAATCAGTACGTGATAAGTGGTGAAGTGTCTATCCTTGATTCTACAACCATTGAGATTACTGAGCTGCCTGTCAGAACGTGGACACAG ACTTACAAAGAGCAGGTTCTGGAACCAATGTTAAATGGGACAGAGAAGACACCCCCGCTAATCACGGACTACAAAGAATATCACACAGACACAACAGTGAAGTTTATAGTGAAGATGAGTGAAGAAAAACTAGCGGAAGCTGAAGCAGTGGGGCTGCATAAGGTCTTCAAACTCCAAACAAATTTAACATGCAACTCCATG GTTCTTTTTGACCATGTCGGCTTTCTGAAGAAGTATGACACACCCCAGGATATTCTTAAAGAGTTCTTTGAACTCAGGCTCCGATACTACAATTTGAGAAAAGAATGGCTTATTGGAATGCTAGGTGCTGAGTCTGCAAAACTGAGCAACCAGGCTCGTTTCATCCTGGAGAAAATAGATGGCAAAATTGTGATCG aaaacaaacccaagaaagaGTTGATTCAAGTTCTTATCCAGAGAGGATATGAATCTGATCCAGTGAAGGCTTGGAAGGAATCACAAAACAAG gaagaagaggaggaggaggaggaggagaatgacAGAGAATCAGCTGCAGCTACCGGACCAGACTTCAACTATCTGCTGAACATGCCCCTTTGGTATCTGactaaagagaagaaagatgagcTCTGTAAGCAGAGAGATAACAAA GAAAAGGAGCTGGAAAACCTTAAGCGCAAGAAACCCTCTGATCTGTGGAAGGAAGACCTTGCTGTCTTTGTTGAAGAACTTGAT GCAGTGGAAGCCAAGCAAATGCAGGACGAGATGGCAGGCTTGAGTGGTAAACCTTTAAAGGTGAAAGGAGGGAAAGCGAAGGTGAAGAAGGCGCAACTGTCAGAAATAATGCCGTCACCTCACGGCGTGAGGGTTGTTCCTCGGATAACTGCAGAGATgaaggcagaagcagagaagagaactaaaaagaaaataaag agtgaaaaaaatgaatttgatgAGAATCAAGAAGAAAACGTGTCAGGAGACAAAGAGTCTTCAGGCCTTAAGCAGAGATTAGTGCAGAAGCTTAATACTGAGCAAg GTGGTAAGAGACAGGCCATTCTGCCATTTAAgccattaaagaaaatgaagaaacgAAACCCTTGGTCTGACTCGGGATCTGATTCAGAGTCTGATTTTGAAGCGCCTCCTCAAAGAGAGAGAGTGGTTCGCAAAGCAGCAG CCAAAGTCAAGACCATAATCAGTTCGGACTCGGATGCAAATCTCTCCAGCTCAGATGAGGAGTTTGAATTTCAGGGTAACAGTGAAGGCAACACTGAATCAGATacaaactcaaaagaaaaatctgctccCAAGCCCAGCGCTGCTCCAAA ggaaacagctgaaaaagaagcagctaAAGCTCCCAAGGAAAAGCCAGTGCAAAGCACTATCCCTG TTCAAGTCCAAGACATTGCTACCGAAAATGTGAGTCAAGCTCCGGCAGCCCCTGCTGTCTCTGTGCCTCGCAGTAAGGCCGCATCTAAAAAACCTCCTGCAGCTAAGAAGGCCAGTGCCACTAAGG ATAACCAGCCGTCCATCATGGATATTCTTGCCAAGACAAAGGCTGCGCCCAAATCCAGCAAGATAGCGCTGAAGGAGGGATCCCAGGATTCTGAGCCTGGAGCAGCGGGTGACAAGAAGTCTGGCCAGACCAAGGGGCGGAAAGTGATCAAAAGGCAGACAAGCCCTTTGGATTCGGATTCAGATTTTGGCTTGAAACCTTCCAAATCAGTTGCAGCAAAG AAATCCAAGCTGGAAGACGACGATAGCTTTACCATTGATTCAACTGGTCGTGCGGACAGCCCCATAGCAGCCATGCCCCGTACCAGGCCTGGACGCTTCAAAAAGCCTGTCCGATATGTGGAGGAGTCCGATGAGGATGAATTTTTATGA